One window from the genome of Oryctolagus cuniculus chromosome 1, mOryCun1.1, whole genome shotgun sequence encodes:
- the RBM14 gene encoding RNA-binding protein 14 isoform X4, translated as MKIFVGNVDGADTTPEELAALFAPYGTVMSCAVMKQFAFVHMRENAGALRAIEALHGHELRPGRALVVEMSRPRPLNTWKIFVGNVSAACTSQELRSLFERRGRVIECDVVKGMVPTGV; from the coding sequence ATGAAGATTTTCGTGGGCAACGTCGACGGGGCGGATACGACGCCGGAGGAGCTGGCAGCCCTCTTCGCGCCCTACGGCACGGTCATGAGCTGCGCCGTCATGAAACAGTTCGCCTTCGTGCACATGCGCGAGAACGCGGGCGCGCTGCGCGCCATCGAGGCCCTGCACGGCCACGAGCTGCGGCCGGGGCGCGCGCTCGTGGTGGAGATGTCGCGCCCGAGGCCCCTCAACACTTGGAAGATCTTTGTGGGCAATGTGTCGGCTGCATGCACGAGCCAGGAGTTGCGCAGCCTCTTCGAGCGCCGCGGACGCGTCATCGAGTGTGACGTGGTGAAAG